TTGTTACTTTGCCTCAGAATCAAGTTAACGTTTTGATCTGCAGGTTAAAACAAAAGTACAAAACTAGTTCAATTAAAAGTGCGGAAAACCGTAAGACGGACTTTATCCGGGAAGTATAAATAAAATTTTACTGTTCTACGCACTTCACTTCCCAACCAAAATTTGGTATTGCCAAACAAGATCTGGACAGAATCCGGACAGCAATACCCATGTCTAATTTTAAATCACAAAAAGATGAAAACTTTATTTTTAATGGGAGCGTTTGCGCTATTGACAACTACATTATTTTCCTGCACAGCAGATGAATATGAAACTCAGACTAAAAAAGATGTCGCACCAGCTTATGCTGATGGCCCTGGAGATCAGCCTATCATTGTACCGCCACCGCCAACTAAATAATTAATCAATTAAAAATCTGTAATTTATATTTAATTACTAATTTCGGGGAAAGTAAATTCTATGTTACGATCCCCGTTTTTTTGTTTCGTCATTTTCCTTTTACTCCTTTCGTGCACGAAAAAAGCTCCTATTGCCCTTAATCAGGAAGCTATAAAAAAGGAAGCCGTTAACTTAAGAAATAAAGGAATCTCAAACATGGAGAAAAAAAACTTTAATACGGCTTTCTACAATTTCAACAAATCAAAAATAATCTTTGAAAGAGTAAAAGACAGTGGCAATGTTGTCTTCAATCTTATTCAGATGGCTTCCATTCAACAAGTTAATGGCGATTATTACGGAAGTAAGGAAACCTTAACAGAGGCATTGCCTTATATCAAAAAAAAAGATGTTTACAGTGCTTCTGTCAATAACTCTTTTGGCATTGCAGATAAGGAGCTTTCTATTTACAATGATGCCATTCATTATTACAAAGAAGCAATAAAAGAATGCACAGATTCTGTTTCAAGACAAGGACCGCTAAATAATATTGCAGTCGTATACATCCATCAAAAAAAATACGATAACGCAATCCGTATATTAGAAACTATTGTTGATTCAGAAACATTAGACAATCAATCTCTAATAAACAATAAAGCAAGAGTTTTAGACAATTTAGGTTATGCTTATTTTAAAAAAGACATCCCTGAAAAAGGTCTTATTCTAATGACAGAAAGTTTTAAACTAAGAAATAAGATTAATGATACATACGGAGCTATCGAAAGCAATTTGCATCTGGCAGAATATTACTCAAAAACTGACACAGGAAAATCAAATAATTATGCTATAAATGCTTATAAAATCGCGACTAAATGTAATAGTATAGATGAACGTTTAAAATCTTTAGCAATCTTAATAGCCAATGGTTCGGGAACTAAATATGCAAAAAAGTACCTTACCCTAAACGACAGCATAATTAAAATCAGAAATAATTATAAAAATAAATTTGCTAAAATAAAATACGATTCAAAAAAAGAAAAAGACGAAAACCAGAAACTGCGCTTAGAAAAAGCAGAAAATTTATTGGCTCTTCAGGAAGTTAAATACCAAAGAATCTTTTTTATAATTGGAATTATTTCCCTGTTCTGTTTAATGGCCTATCTAAAAAAACGGTATGAGAACCGAAACCGAATTGAAAAAATAAAAACAGCCTACGATACCGAAACCAGAATTGCCAAAGATATCCATGATGAACTGGCCAATGATGTTTTTCATACTATTACTTACGCACAAACCCAGTCTTTAACTTCCGGGAACAATAAAGAAACCTTATTACAAAACCTCGACCATATTTATTCACGCGTTCGCGGAATTTCCAGAGAGAATAGCAATGTTGATACCGGTCCTAATTATGCTGCCAACTTAAAAGAAATGCTTTCGAATTATAATAGCAGCAATACCAACGTTATTATTACAAACATTGAAAAGATAAACTGGGAGAACCTGGATGATGAAAAAAAGGTTACCATCCATAGAGTACTTCAGGAATTAATGGTCAACATGAAAAAACACAGTGAAGCTTCTTTGGTCGCTATTAAATTTGATAGTAAATCGAATTTGGTGTCTATCAATTATTCGGACAACGGAAAAGGCTGTGAAAAATCAAAAATCATACAAAATGGTTTGCAAAATATGGAAAACCGTATTCTGGCCATAAAAGGAACTATTACTTTTGATACTGAACCCGATAAAGGTTTCAAAGCACAAATAACAATGCCTAAATAAAAGCCTATGTTTAAAAAAGTAATAATAGCAGAAGATTTTGAAGAATTCAATTTAGCAGTCAAACAAACTTTAACTGATTTCAACATTGTCAATTTTCAACATGCAAAATATTGTGATGATGCTTTTCTAAAAATAAGAAAAGCTATTCAGGATAATGAACCTTACGATTTATTAATTAGTGATCTTTCATTTAAAAAAGACCATCGTGAGGTAAAAATAATTAGCGGAGATGAACTAATTCAAAAAGTTCGGGAGGTACAGCCTAATATTAAAATCATCGTCTACTCAATCGAAGACAAAGGAATTCGCATCAAATCACTTTTTGAAAATGATGAAATTGATGCCTTTGTATTAAAAGGACGAAACAGTATCGAAGAATTTAAGAAAGCAATCAGCATTATTTCGACTTCAGACCAAAAGTTCATTTCTCCGGAAGTAGCATCTGCCCTTCAGGAAAAAAATAATTACGAAATTGACGATGTAGATATTCAGATTCTAAAACACCTGTCTGCTGGCACTTCGCAGGATGAAATCATAGAAATTTTTAAAAACTCAGATATTAAGCCCAACAGCAAAAGTGCTGTCGAAAAAAGGCTTTCAAAACTCAAAGACTTTTTTAAAGCAAATAATACGGTTCATCTGGTTTCGATTACAAAAGATATGGGTATTATTTAAACTCATGTATAATACAATTTATAAGCTCCTTCAGGGGCTTTTTTTATTGCCAAGATTTAAAATTTACGGATTATGGTTTTCCGTAAAACACTGATTTAAAATAGGTTTAAGTTTGAATAATTAATTTAAACCACCAACTAATGGAAATCAATATTCAACTAAAATCATTAGCCGATAAAATCAATCAGCTAAAAAACAAAATTGATACAGAAGAATCTACCAAACACGCTTTTGTACTGCCTTTTATACACGTTCTCGGATACGATGCTTTTAATCCGCTTGAAGTTGTGCCTGAGTTTACTGCTGACCTTGGCTTAAAAAAAGGAGAAAAAGTAGATTATGCTATTTTCCAGAACGGCGAACCCATTATAATTGTAGAATGCAAAAGCTGGAAAGAAAAACTAACCATTCATAATTCGCAGTTATTCCGCTATTTCCATGTTACCAAAACCAGATTCGCTCTTTTGACCAACGGAATCAATTATCAGTTCTTTACCGATCTGGATGCTCCGAATAAAATGGATGAAAAACCATTTCTGGAATTTGACATCACAAATCTTAAAGAAAATACGATTAATGAAATCAACAAATTTCACAAGTCTAATTTTAATGTCGATAATATTGTGAGCAATGCGAGTTCCTTAAAATATATTAAGGAAATCAAAAAGCAGATCAACGCAGAGCTTGAAAATCCATCCAATGATTTCACTAAGCTTTTTGCCAGTAAAGTTTATACCGGAAGATTAACTGAAAAAGTAGTGGATGAGTTTAAAGATTTGGTTCAGAAATCATTGAGTCAATACATAAACGACCGTATTAATGACAGATTGAATGCCGCCCTTACGAAAGAGACAATCAAGCAACAGGATGAAGAAATAGTAACTGCTGAAGAAGAAGGCAAAATTGTAACCACTGAAGAAGAACTGGAAGCGTACCGAATCGTTGTGGCGATTTTGAGAAGAAAAATTCCAATTAAAAGAATTGTCCATCGTGACACGCAATCGTATTTCGGAATCCTCTTAGACGATAATAATCGGAAACCGCTTTGCAGGCTACATCTTAATGGAGGAAAAAAATACATCAGTCTTTTTAATGATAACAAAACAGAGTCAAAAACTGCCATTTTATCAATTGATGACATCTACCATTTTGAAAAAGAATTGCTGGATACTGTAGAAATTTATGATGGTCAAAATCAAGTATAAGTACTCATTTTAAAATACCGAATTGTATTTAGATTTATCAGACATTCATCAAAAACAATTCTAAAGTACTGACTTAAGCCAGCTTTACTTTAAAGCCACGTCGCCTATGCTAAAAAACTACTCCATCCTGTTATTACTATTGTCTACATTTTCCTGTAAAAAAACTTGCATAAAGTCACATTCACCGCAAATCAACTCTTTTTACAAGGAAGTTATCTCAGCAGATGACCGTAAAACCATTACACCCGAAGAAGCCAAAACGTATCATGTGGACAAAACCTATCAATACGAATACAGAACCGGATATTCAGGAAATTACGAGTATAATTATGATGTAAAAGGAATTAATAATAAAGGTGATTCGGTTTTTGGTAATATAAATGTTGAAGGAAAATACGGTGCCGGAATTTTAATAAACGATAGCATTGGAGATATCGAAATTAATACCGAATGGATTTCTTATGGAAAGCTAAAAGGGTATGATAAAAAAAGAAACGAATATTATTTAATGGTCAAATAAACAAACACTTCACATGAAATATAACTTATTATTAATTCTCATGGTTGTTTTACTTTCTTCTTTTCAACCTGTCGAAAACAGTATTTTTATATGCGGACCAAGAGGTGCTAAAAAATATCACTATTCTGAAAATTGCCGCGGACTTACTGCCTGCAGACATGAAATTATAAAAACCTCCTTGAAACAGGCCCAGGGTTATGGACTCACACTTTGCGGTTGGGAAGATTAAAAACAACAACCTCTCAGCATATATCTGAGAGGTTTATAACTAATAGAATACTAAGCTGGCTCCCAAAGTTCAATTTTATTTCCTTCAGCATCCATAATATGCACAAATTTCCCGTAATCATATGTTGCGATATCGTCCAGTATCGTTACTCCATTTTCTGTAAGCTGAGCTACTAATCCTTCAATGTTCTGAACGCGATAATTAATCATAAAATCTTTTTTCGACGGAGAAAAATAGTCATCTCCTTTTTTGAAAGGACTCCATTGAAGCGAGTTTATTTCCTCTGGTTTATTGAGATCCCGGGATTCAAAACTGGAAGTGCCCCAATCACTGATTTCAAAACCTAAATTTTTAGCATACCAGTCTTTGGTTTTCTGCGGATCATCTGAAAAGAAAAAAATCCCGCCAATTCCTGTGACCTTAGGTATTAAATTATCTGCATTACTTTTTTGATCTTCCATATTTATTGTTTTGAGTTAGTCAAAATCATCAACTAATATAATCAAAATCAATTATATATTAATTTGTTTAAAAACAAATTCGATCATAACCTGCTTAATTTTATAAATAAAAAACGGCAATAACATCGATGTGTTATTGCCGTTTTTTTAATACTAATTCAAATAAATGTTTTTGACTTAAGACATAATTATCTTTTATAAACTGTAATCGCGCCAGTCAATTTGTCTTTTAATTT
The Flavobacterium flavigenum genome window above contains:
- a CDS encoding tetratricopeptide repeat-containing sensor histidine kinase produces the protein MEKKNFNTAFYNFNKSKIIFERVKDSGNVVFNLIQMASIQQVNGDYYGSKETLTEALPYIKKKDVYSASVNNSFGIADKELSIYNDAIHYYKEAIKECTDSVSRQGPLNNIAVVYIHQKKYDNAIRILETIVDSETLDNQSLINNKARVLDNLGYAYFKKDIPEKGLILMTESFKLRNKINDTYGAIESNLHLAEYYSKTDTGKSNNYAINAYKIATKCNSIDERLKSLAILIANGSGTKYAKKYLTLNDSIIKIRNNYKNKFAKIKYDSKKEKDENQKLRLEKAENLLALQEVKYQRIFFIIGIISLFCLMAYLKKRYENRNRIEKIKTAYDTETRIAKDIHDELANDVFHTITYAQTQSLTSGNNKETLLQNLDHIYSRVRGISRENSNVDTGPNYAANLKEMLSNYNSSNTNVIITNIEKINWENLDDEKKVTIHRVLQELMVNMKKHSEASLVAIKFDSKSNLVSINYSDNGKGCEKSKIIQNGLQNMENRILAIKGTITFDTEPDKGFKAQITMPK
- a CDS encoding response regulator, whose product is MFKKVIIAEDFEEFNLAVKQTLTDFNIVNFQHAKYCDDAFLKIRKAIQDNEPYDLLISDLSFKKDHREVKIISGDELIQKVREVQPNIKIIVYSIEDKGIRIKSLFENDEIDAFVLKGRNSIEEFKKAISIISTSDQKFISPEVASALQEKNNYEIDDVDIQILKHLSAGTSQDEIIEIFKNSDIKPNSKSAVEKRLSKLKDFFKANNTVHLVSITKDMGII
- a CDS encoding type I restriction endonuclease, which codes for MEINIQLKSLADKINQLKNKIDTEESTKHAFVLPFIHVLGYDAFNPLEVVPEFTADLGLKKGEKVDYAIFQNGEPIIIVECKSWKEKLTIHNSQLFRYFHVTKTRFALLTNGINYQFFTDLDAPNKMDEKPFLEFDITNLKENTINEINKFHKSNFNVDNIVSNASSLKYIKEIKKQINAELENPSNDFTKLFASKVYTGRLTEKVVDEFKDLVQKSLSQYINDRINDRLNAALTKETIKQQDEEIVTAEEEGKIVTTEEELEAYRIVVAILRRKIPIKRIVHRDTQSYFGILLDDNNRKPLCRLHLNGGKKYISLFNDNKTESKTAILSIDDIYHFEKELLDTVEIYDGQNQV
- a CDS encoding VOC family protein; amino-acid sequence: MEDQKSNADNLIPKVTGIGGIFFFSDDPQKTKDWYAKNLGFEISDWGTSSFESRDLNKPEEINSLQWSPFKKGDDYFSPSKKDFMINYRVQNIEGLVAQLTENGVTILDDIATYDYGKFVHIMDAEGNKIELWEPA